One window from the genome of Sporichthyaceae bacterium encodes:
- a CDS encoding L,D-transpeptidase: protein MGACRTAGLALGALVLATVLRPGLASAIDLPIPPGPAASPTPNAAPPAPTAPPTAAPAGGPGTAVPQAPPLDPRCRTGRVVCVEETTQQLWLVVDGVVRMNLTIRLGAPSHPTREGAFGIYWKDRKHVSSLYPGLPMPYSLFFSRGEAVHYSPEFAHNGYDVSSHGCIETRDKKQSAALFELVRVGDKVVVYRSGDKHGSRDAAGQVTYTSPLVTVEPDHGTGATGA, encoded by the coding sequence ATGGGTGCGTGCCGTACCGCCGGCCTTGCGCTGGGCGCGCTCGTCCTGGCGACCGTGCTGCGCCCGGGCCTGGCCTCCGCCATCGACCTGCCGATCCCGCCCGGCCCCGCGGCATCCCCGACGCCGAACGCTGCGCCGCCGGCCCCGACCGCGCCCCCGACCGCCGCGCCGGCCGGGGGCCCGGGCACCGCGGTGCCCCAGGCGCCCCCGCTCGACCCGCGCTGCCGGACCGGCCGGGTCGTCTGCGTCGAGGAGACCACGCAACAGCTCTGGCTGGTGGTCGACGGTGTGGTGCGGATGAACCTGACGATCCGGCTCGGGGCGCCGTCGCACCCGACCCGGGAGGGCGCGTTCGGGATCTACTGGAAGGACCGCAAGCACGTCTCGTCGCTGTACCCCGGCCTGCCCATGCCGTACTCGCTGTTCTTCTCCCGCGGCGAGGCCGTGCACTACTCCCCGGAGTTCGCGCACAACGGCTACGACGTGTCCTCGCACGGTTGCATCGAGACGCGCGACAAGAAGCAGAGCGCCGCACTTTTCGAGCTGGTGCGCGTCGGTGACAAGGTGGTCGTCTACCGGTCCGGCGACAAGCACGGATCCCGCGACGCCGCCGGCCAGGTGACCTACACCTCGCCGCTGGTCACCGTCGAACCGGATCACGGCACCGGAGCTACCGGCGCGTAA
- a CDS encoding TIGR03086 family metal-binding protein, whose protein sequence is MSAVLERYRLVSDGLSARVAAVPAGAWSNSSPCDDWTALQIMDHVIGNARAVVDSMNGVEHVSAQVQDVAGEWAKARAAVEGVLADPERAGKEIAGPTGPMPFDVLVGRFACMDILVHTWDLARATGGDENVDAEFAAHALEGLKPMDAMIRRPGVFGPKVEPPPGADAVIQLMAFCGRKV, encoded by the coding sequence ATGTCTGCAGTTCTCGAGCGTTACCGCCTCGTCTCCGACGGTCTGTCCGCGCGGGTCGCGGCCGTGCCCGCGGGGGCTTGGAGCAATTCCTCGCCGTGCGATGACTGGACCGCGCTCCAGATCATGGATCACGTGATCGGCAATGCGCGGGCCGTCGTCGACAGCATGAACGGCGTCGAGCACGTCAGCGCGCAGGTGCAGGACGTCGCGGGCGAGTGGGCCAAGGCGCGCGCCGCGGTCGAGGGGGTCCTGGCCGACCCGGAGCGGGCCGGCAAGGAGATCGCCGGGCCGACGGGCCCGATGCCGTTCGACGTCCTCGTCGGGCGATTTGCCTGCATGGACATCCTCGTCCACACCTGGGACCTGGCCCGGGCCACCGGCGGCGACGAGAACGTCGATGCCGAATTCGCCGCGCACGCCCTGGAGGGGCTGAAGCCGATGGACGCGATGATCCGCCGACCCGGGGTGTTCGGGCCCAAGGTGGAGCCGCCGCCCGGTGCCGACGCGGTGATCCAGCTGATGGCCTTCTGCGGACGGAAGGTCTGA